GGTTGAACAACCCCCGCCGCCTCCAGGAAGCCTGTGGAACCAGCGGTATGAAAGCCTCCTTGAACGGCGTACCTCAACTCAGCGTCAGCGACGGTTGGTGGTACGAGGCATACAATGGTGTCAACGGCTGGGTCATCGGCGATGGCCTTAGACCAGCCAGCCCGGAGGAAGAGGACAGAGCAGATGCAGATGCACTCTACCGCCTCTTAGAAGAAGAGATTGTGCCCCTCTTCTACAAGCGGGACCGGAGCGGCGTGCCCCATGGCTGGATCACTGTGGTCAAAGAGGCTATCCGCTCTATTGTGCCTGTCTTCTGCGCGCGGCGAATGATGAAGGAATACACTGACCGGTTGTACATACGGCAGCCTTCCTCAAGCTCCCGTTAAACGTCTTTCAGGCGCACCGCGAAATAAATTCCTGTCTGTGCTTAAATGAAGCGTCTGCGGCACATTCAGTCGGTATCTCCACCTAAGTTTCGTCGTGCCGTATAGCTGGCCCTCAGCCGCTCATGCTGGGTAAGCATCTTCTTCCGTAGCCTTATATTCTTGGGAGTTACCTCAACTAGCTCGTCGTTATTTATGAAATCCAGGGACTGCTCCAGGCTCAGCTTAATGGGAGGGGTCAACTTTACCGCAATATCGGAAGTGGATGAGCGAATATTAGTCTGTTTCTTCTCCTTGCATACGTTCACAGCAATATCCTGTCCACGTGAATTTAACCCTACTATCATACCTTCATATACCTGTGCGCCGGGTTCAATGAAGGTAACCCCCCTCCCCTGAGCATTATTAAGGCCATAGGCAAGAGCTATACCGGCTGCTGAGGCTACCAGCACTCCCCCACGAACCGAAACAACTTCCCCAGCCCAGGGCTCGTAGCCTAAGAACAATGTGTTCATGACTCCTTCACCTCTGGTGGCAGTAAGAAAGGCAGTCCGGAAACCAATCAGTCCCCTGGTGGGAATTCGAAACTCGAGATATATGTTACCCTTTCCATCATTACGCATGTCAGTGAGCCGAGCCTGCCGTTTACTCAGGATCTCTGTCACAATCCCGATGCACTCCTCTCTGGTGTCAATAGTAAGAGACTCCACGGGTTCAAGAACCGTGCCGTCCACTGTCTTGGTGATGGCCTCTGGTTTGGAAACCTGGAATTCGTAGCCCTCCCGGCGCATAGTCTCAATCAATATAGCCAGATGCAATTCTCCCCTGCCGCATACCAGAAAGACATCAGCATTCTCTGTATCCTGGACTCTGAGGCTGATGTTGGTTTCCAGTTCCCTGTAGAGCCTGGCCCGTAAATGACGAGAGGTGCCTAACTGCCCCTCTCTGCCAGCGAGTGGCGAGTTGCTCACCCCGAAGGTCATCTCTACTGTAGGTTCACCTACATATATGCCCGGTAGAGCCTGGGGTTGCTCTGGGCTGGCGATGGTATCTCCGATGCTGACTTTTTCTACACCGGTCACGGCTACGATATCACCGGCCAGAGCTTCTTCTACCTCCAGACGTTCAAGGCCGAGATGAGTAAATACCTGGCTGATTTCATGGCGTGTAATGTTTCCATCCCTATCAATAGTGACCACAGGGTCATGGGGAGCTACCCTGCCCCGAAGAATCCTGCCAATGGCAATCTTGCCTTTGTAGTTATTGTAGTCCAGGTTGGATACCAGCATCTGAAACAGGCCATTCTCAATGGACGGAGGTGGCACATTCCGCAGGATACATTCAAAGAGAGGTACCAGGTCTTTGCCTTGAGTCCCGGGCTCAGTTATGGCTATACCGTCTCTGGCACTTGTGTAAAGCACTGGAAAATCAAGCTGGTCAGCATTGGTAACCAACTCCAGGAAGAGATCCTGAGTTAGCCTGACTACCTCGGCTATCCTTGAATTCTCTCTGTCTATCTTGTTAATGACCACAATAGGCTTGAGTCCCTTTCCCAAAGCCTGACGCAACACAAACTTGGTCTGGGGCATTGGCCCTTCCACAGAGTCTACTAGCAGCAGGCAGCCGTCAGCCATATTCATTACCCGTTCCACTTCTCCACTGAAATCGGCATGCCCTGGGGTATCTATGATATTGATTTTGATTCCCCGATAGATCAATGCAGTATTCTTGGCCAGAATGGTAATGCCCTTCTCACGTTCCAGTGGATTCTGATCCATTATGAATTGCCCTACCTGCTCATTATCCCGGAAGACCTTGCTTTGCTTGAGCATGGCATCCACCAGGCTGGTCTTACCGTGGTCTACGTGGGCGATTATAGCTATGTTTCTTATATCACTGCGGCGATTCTGAACCAACCCAAACCTCCCAATAGGCGTGCTACTTTTCCCGACATCCTCCGATAGATATACACTACTGTCTCACTGAACGGGGACTCTGCCCTGTTTCTGGGGTGGAAACACCGGTTGCTTGGTGTTGTCTGACCTCAATCAGAGATAGAAATGCCAGCCCGAATACTTTGAGTTCA
This is a stretch of genomic DNA from Chloroflexota bacterium. It encodes these proteins:
- the typA gene encoding translational GTPase TypA, translated to MVQNRRSDIRNIAIIAHVDHGKTSLVDAMLKQSKVFRDNEQVGQFIMDQNPLEREKGITILAKNTALIYRGIKINIIDTPGHADFSGEVERVMNMADGCLLLVDSVEGPMPQTKFVLRQALGKGLKPIVVINKIDRENSRIAEVVRLTQDLFLELVTNADQLDFPVLYTSARDGIAITEPGTQGKDLVPLFECILRNVPPPSIENGLFQMLVSNLDYNNYKGKIAIGRILRGRVAPHDPVVTIDRDGNITRHEISQVFTHLGLERLEVEEALAGDIVAVTGVEKVSIGDTIASPEQPQALPGIYVGEPTVEMTFGVSNSPLAGREGQLGTSRHLRARLYRELETNISLRVQDTENADVFLVCGRGELHLAILIETMRREGYEFQVSKPEAITKTVDGTVLEPVESLTIDTREECIGIVTEILSKRQARLTDMRNDGKGNIYLEFRIPTRGLIGFRTAFLTATRGEGVMNTLFLGYEPWAGEVVSVRGGVLVASAAGIALAYGLNNAQGRGVTFIEPGAQVYEGMIVGLNSRGQDIAVNVCKEKKQTNIRSSTSDIAVKLTPPIKLSLEQSLDFINNDELVEVTPKNIRLRKKMLTQHERLRASYTARRNLGGDTD